In a genomic window of Cyclopterus lumpus isolate fCycLum1 chromosome 13, fCycLum1.pri, whole genome shotgun sequence:
- the LOC117741280 gene encoding sodium- and chloride-dependent GABA transporter 2-like isoform X2 gives MCHETQASGGGGERALGQQGGVSPGRGGERRRHRQRVEVSLPLLQKRRGSGAFLVPYLVFMVTCAVPLFLLETTVGQYTQEGGVTCWRKMCPLVEGIGYSALLILLYSCVTYMLILAWALLYLVFSFSSQLPWASCNNDWNTDHCIDISTRNKTFAWTNQMNATSAATEFWERRVLAISGGIEEIGSIRWDLMLCLIAIWIICYFCIWKGVKSTGKVVYFTATFPYVMLVILLIRGLSLPGALQGVLYYLLPDPSRLADPQVWLEAGIQILFSYSLGVGTLTVLGSYNTYNNNCYKDCLWLCLLNSGTSIVAGFAVFSVLGFMAHEQGVPIAEVAESSPGLAFIAYPQAVAMMPLPQLWSICFFVMLILLGLDTEFVAMEVVMTSIIDMFPTVMRRPGRRELFLLLFSIMCFFFQLIMVTEAGMYVFQMFDYFACNGASILFLCVFETVALGWIFGAEQVCGIVKDMTGVHPNPFFKICWLYLTPLVLLGSFICYLVEYQPLTFNRWYVYPAWAYVLGWVLSISSILPVPGWALYKLGTGTGNFRQRFHHLCQPAPDCWLTQKKDETELQHIGGEELHWLTSS, from the exons ATGTGCCACGAAACACAAGCaagtggaggtggtggagagagGGCACTGGGGCAGCAAGGTGGAGTTTCTCCTGGCCGTGGCGGGGAACGTCGTCGGCATCGGCAACGTGTGGAGGTTTCCTTACCTCTGCTACAAAAACGGAGGGG TTCAGGTGCATTCCTGGTGCCATATCTGGTGTTTATGGTGACCTGCGCCGTACCCTTGTTCCTACTGGAGACAACTGTGGGCCAGTACACCCAGGAGGGCGGCGTCACCTGCTGGAGGAAGATGTGCCCACTGGTGGAag GTATCGGCTACAGTGCGCTGCTGATCCTCTTGTACAGCTGCGTGACCTACATGCTTATTCTGGCCTGGGCTTTGCTCTACTTGGTGTTCTCCTTCAGCTCACAGCTCCCCTGGGCCAGCTGCAACAACGACTGGAACACAG ATCACTGCATAGACATTTCCACACGGAATAAAACCTTCGCGTGGACCAACCAGATGAACGCAACCTCTGCTGCCACAGAGTTCTGGGA ACGACGAGTGCTCGCTATCTCGGGGGGGATTGAGGAGATAGGCAGTATCCGATGGGATTTGATGTTGTGCCTGATTGCAATATGGATCATCTGCTACTTCTGCATCTGGAAAGGGGTCAAGTCCACAGGAAAG GTGGTGTATTTCACTGCTACCTTCCCATATGTGATGTTGGTTATTCTTTTGATCCGTGGACTCTCTCTTCCTGGGGCTCTACAAGGAGTACTGTATTATCTTCTTCCTGATCCCTCAAGACTCGCAGACCCTCAG GTTTGGTTGGAGGCCGGGATTCAGATCCTCTTCTCATACAGTCTGGGCGTGGGCACCTTAACTGTGCTCGGCAGCTACaacacctacaacaacaactGCTATAA agacTGTCTGTGGCTGTGTTTGCTGAACAGTGGGACCAGTATAGTAGCTGGGTTCGCAGTCTTCTCTGTGCTGGGATTCATGGCTCACGAGCAGGGCGTTCCCATTGCAGAAGTGGCCGAGTCAA GTCCGGGCTTGGCGTTCATTGCGTACCCTCAGGCGGTAGCCATGATGCCTCTGCCCCAACTGTGGTCCATCTGCTTCTTTGTCATGCTCATCCTCTTGGGTCTGGACACAGAA TTTGTTGCCATGGAGGTCGTCATGACGTCCATCATCGATATGTTTCCCACGGTAATGCGCAGGCCGGGCCGGCGGGagcttttcctcctcctcttcagcatCATGTGCTTCTTCTTTCAGCTGATCATGGTCACCGAG GCAGGAATGTACGTGTTCCAGATGTTTGACTACTTCGCTTGTAACGGAGCCTCCATCCTCTTTCTCTGCGTGTTTGAAACCGTGGCACTGGGATGGATATTTG GGGCAGAGCAGGTGTGTGGCATCGTTAAGGACATGACAGGTGTGCACCCCAACCCGTTCTTTAAAATCTGCTGGCTTTACCTCACACCACTGGTCTTACTG GGCTCCTTTATATGTTATTTAGTTGAGTATCAGCCTCTGACCTTTAACCGCTGGTACGTGTACCCAGCCTGGGCATACGTGTTGGGCTGGGTTCTGTCCATTTCCTCCATCTTACCTGTGCCGGGATGGGCGCTGTATAAACTGGGAACTGGGACTGGGAACTTCAGGCAG CGTTTCCACCATCTGTGCCAACCGGCCCCCGACTGCTGGCTGACCCAAAAGAAAGACGAAACTGAGCTGCAACACATCGGAGGGGAAGAGCTGCACTGGCTCACGTCCAGTTGA
- the LOC117741280 gene encoding sodium- and chloride-dependent GABA transporter 2-like isoform X3, translating into MNEECATKHKQVEVVERGHWGSKVEFLLAVAGNVVGIGNVWRFPYLCYKNGGGAFLVPYLVFMVTCAVPLFLLETTVGQYTQEGGVTCWRKMCPLVEGIGYSALLILLYSCVTYMLILAWALLYLVFSFSSQLPWASCNNDWNTDHCIDISTRNKTFAWTNQMNATSAATEFWERRVLAISGGIEEIGSIRWDLMLCLIAIWIICYFCIWKGVKSTGKVVYFTATFPYVMLVILLIRGLSLPGALQGVLYYLLPDPSRLADPQVWLEAGIQILFSYSLGVGTLTVLGSYNTYNNNCYKDCLWLCLLNSGTSIVAGFAVFSVLGFMAHEQGVPIAEVAESSPGLAFIAYPQAVAMMPLPQLWSICFFVMLILLGLDTEFVAMEVVMTSIIDMFPTVMRRPGRRELFLLLFSIMCFFFQLIMVTEAGMYVFQMFDYFACNGASILFLCVFETVALGWIFGAEQVCGIVKDMTGVHPNPFFKICWLYLTPLVLLGSFICYLVEYQPLTFNRWYVYPAWAYVLGWVLTQKKDETELQHIGGEELHWLTSS; encoded by the exons ATGAATGAAGAATGTGCCACGAAACACAAGCaagtggaggtggtggagagagGGCACTGGGGCAGCAAGGTGGAGTTTCTCCTGGCCGTGGCGGGGAACGTCGTCGGCATCGGCAACGTGTGGAGGTTTCCTTACCTCTGCTACAAAAACGGAGGGG GTGCATTCCTGGTGCCATATCTGGTGTTTATGGTGACCTGCGCCGTACCCTTGTTCCTACTGGAGACAACTGTGGGCCAGTACACCCAGGAGGGCGGCGTCACCTGCTGGAGGAAGATGTGCCCACTGGTGGAag GTATCGGCTACAGTGCGCTGCTGATCCTCTTGTACAGCTGCGTGACCTACATGCTTATTCTGGCCTGGGCTTTGCTCTACTTGGTGTTCTCCTTCAGCTCACAGCTCCCCTGGGCCAGCTGCAACAACGACTGGAACACAG ATCACTGCATAGACATTTCCACACGGAATAAAACCTTCGCGTGGACCAACCAGATGAACGCAACCTCTGCTGCCACAGAGTTCTGGGA ACGACGAGTGCTCGCTATCTCGGGGGGGATTGAGGAGATAGGCAGTATCCGATGGGATTTGATGTTGTGCCTGATTGCAATATGGATCATCTGCTACTTCTGCATCTGGAAAGGGGTCAAGTCCACAGGAAAG GTGGTGTATTTCACTGCTACCTTCCCATATGTGATGTTGGTTATTCTTTTGATCCGTGGACTCTCTCTTCCTGGGGCTCTACAAGGAGTACTGTATTATCTTCTTCCTGATCCCTCAAGACTCGCAGACCCTCAG GTTTGGTTGGAGGCCGGGATTCAGATCCTCTTCTCATACAGTCTGGGCGTGGGCACCTTAACTGTGCTCGGCAGCTACaacacctacaacaacaactGCTATAA agacTGTCTGTGGCTGTGTTTGCTGAACAGTGGGACCAGTATAGTAGCTGGGTTCGCAGTCTTCTCTGTGCTGGGATTCATGGCTCACGAGCAGGGCGTTCCCATTGCAGAAGTGGCCGAGTCAA GTCCGGGCTTGGCGTTCATTGCGTACCCTCAGGCGGTAGCCATGATGCCTCTGCCCCAACTGTGGTCCATCTGCTTCTTTGTCATGCTCATCCTCTTGGGTCTGGACACAGAA TTTGTTGCCATGGAGGTCGTCATGACGTCCATCATCGATATGTTTCCCACGGTAATGCGCAGGCCGGGCCGGCGGGagcttttcctcctcctcttcagcatCATGTGCTTCTTCTTTCAGCTGATCATGGTCACCGAG GCAGGAATGTACGTGTTCCAGATGTTTGACTACTTCGCTTGTAACGGAGCCTCCATCCTCTTTCTCTGCGTGTTTGAAACCGTGGCACTGGGATGGATATTTG GGGCAGAGCAGGTGTGTGGCATCGTTAAGGACATGACAGGTGTGCACCCCAACCCGTTCTTTAAAATCTGCTGGCTTTACCTCACACCACTGGTCTTACTG GGCTCCTTTATATGTTATTTAGTTGAGTATCAGCCTCTGACCTTTAACCGCTGGTACGTGTACCCAGCCTGGGCATACGTGTTGGGCTGGGTT CTGACCCAAAAGAAAGACGAAACTGAGCTGCAACACATCGGAGGGGAAGAGCTGCACTGGCTCACGTCCAGTTGA
- the LOC117741086 gene encoding LOW QUALITY PROTEIN: von Willebrand factor A domain-containing protein 5A-like (The sequence of the model RefSeq protein was modified relative to this genomic sequence to represent the inferred CDS: deleted 2 bases in 2 codons; substituted 2 bases at 2 genomic stop codons): MMVNCCGLLNANKEPVPLKSVEVELEVRDHVATVVSTLSYENKEDKPLEAVFVFPLPGDAAVCHFSAQIGQMQIVAEVKEKQEAREEYDDALSSGQQAFLLEESEQSPDIFSLSVGSLPPGESASIRLEYVTELAVQADDGLRFCLPAVLNPRYQPQGGEGGNVQVTSVQVTSVPASLVPYSLSFSARVSSPRPVSKVESNCPLDPLQYLNTEQTQTTVKLAAGHKFDRDVELLIYYKDAHQPTAVVEAGRASCASGTLMGDPVMMLSLYPEFPQAVMSSVASCGEFVFLLDRSGSMQGARMKEHSPSSLSSLQDTLLLLLKSLPMGCYFNIHSFGSSYEHIFPESVEYNQKTMEEALKNVAEMKANLGGTEILKPLKHIYSQPCIPSQPQQLFVFTDGEVGNTKDVINLVKQNSGSHRCFSFGIGEGASSALINGLAKEGGGHAQFITGTDRMQPKVMQSLRFALQPAVQDISVKWDLPKGVSVIDLSPPITALFQGQRSLVYAQLTGQVGRPSEGCVTVRYSLAGHPSQNQLHFSLKPAEDTGLTVHRLAARTLIRSLEMEKKERRGQEDGGDKKKKVVELSVQSGVSSAFTAFIAVNKGNSEVIQGPLVRRNVPTLSECFQEKYKLQXPCYGLSLTPTLKLNTYANPTRLLHFSLXFSSSERSLPKQPPRDPLLQLVSLQKASGCWVLDPDLAAALGKTSEEVEKPKPASVNQEVWATILALIWLHGFKMDAQEEWELLAMKAVSWLQAQKASCVTECVDAGNALLGCTVQKDVLGL; this comes from the exons ATGATGGTGAACTGCTGTGGTCTGCTCAATGCCAATAAGGAACCAG TTCCTCTGAAGAGCgtggaggtggagctggaggtgaGGGACCATGTGGCTACAGTGGTCTCCACTCTGAGCTATGAGAACAAGGAGGACAAACCACTAGAGGCCGTGTTTGTCTTCCCTCTGCCTGGAGATGCTGCTGTCTGTCATTTCAGTGCTCAGATTGGACAGATGCAGATTGTAGCCGAGGtgaaggagaagcaggag GCCCGTGAGGAGTATGACGATGCTCTGAGCTCCGGTCAGCAGGCCTTCCTGTTGGAGGAGAGTGAGCAGAGTCCAGATATATTCTCTCTGAGTGTGGGCAGTCTGCCTCCAGGA GAGAGCGCCTCCATCAGGCTGGAGTACGTCACTGAGCTGGCTGTGCAGGCTGATGACGGGCTGAGGTTTTGTCTGCCTGCTGTGCTCAACCCTCGCTACCAACCTCAGG gtggtgaaggtggcAACGTTCAGGTGACCTCTGTTCAGGTGACCTCTGTTCCAGCCTCTCTGGTGCCCTAcagtctgtctttctctgcccgAGTGTCCTCTCCTCGTCCCGTCTCTAAAGTAGAGTCCAACTGTCCCCTGGACCCTCTTCAGTACCTCAACACAGAGCAAACCCAGACCACG GTCAAGTTGGCTGCAGGACACAAGTTTGACAGAGATGTCGAACTGCTGATTTATTACAAAGATGCCCACCAGCCCACTGCTGTGGTGGAGGCAGGACGGGCCTC CTGTGCTTCAGGCACTCTGATGGGGGATCCAGTGATGATGCTGAGCCTGTACCCTGAGTTCCCCCAGGCTGTGATGTCT TCAGTCGCTTCATGTGGAGAGTTTGTCTTCTTATTGGATAGATCTGGCAGTATGCAGGGAGCGCGTATGAAAGA acattcaccatcttctctctcctcccttcaggATACTCTGCTGCTCCTGTTGAAGAGCTTACCAATGGGCTGCTATTTCAACATCCACAGCTTTGGGTCCAGTTATGAACACATCTTCCC TGAGAGTGTAGAGTACAACCAGAAGACCATGGAAGAAGCTCTGAAAAATGTTGCGGAGATGAAAGCTAATCTGGGAGGAACAGAGATTCTGaagccactcaaacacatttACAGCCAGCCCTGCATTCCCAGTCAACCTCAACAa CTATTTGTCTTCACTGACGGAGAGGTGGGGAACACCAAAGACGTGATCAATCTGGTGAAGCAGAATTCAGGTTCCCACAg GTGTTTCTCTTTTGGGATTGGGGAAGGGGCCAGTTCTGCTCTCATCAACGGGTTGGCCAAGGAAGGAGGAGGTCACGCTCAGTTCATCACAGGGACGGACAGGATGCAACCCAAA GTGATGCAGTCGCTGCGATTTGCTCTGCAACCAGCTGTGCAGGACATCTCAGTCAAATGGGATTTGCCAAAGGGAGTTTCTGTCATTGATCTctctccaccaatcacagcccTTTtccagggtcaaaggtcactggtTTATGCCCAGCTCACTGGACAGGTAGGA AGGCCCTCAGAGGGCTGTGTGACGGTGAGGTACAGCCTGGCAGGTCATCCCTCTCAGAACCAGCTTCACTTCAGTCTCAAACCTGCAGAGGACACTGG atTAACCGTCCACAGGTTGGCTGCTCGGACTCTGATTCGCTCcctggagatggagaagaaagagcggagaggacaggaagatggaggagacaagaagaagaaggtggtggAGCTCAGCGTCCAATCAGGAGTGAGCAGTGCCTTCACTGCCTTCATCGCTGTCAACAAAGGCAACAGTGAAGTTATTCAAGGACCTCTGGTGCGCAGAAATGTTCCAACACTCAGTGAGTGTTTccaagaaaaatacaaactacAGTGAccctgttatggtttgtctctgaccccaa ctttaaAGTTAAATACT TATGCTAATCCGACAAGATTACTTCATTTCTCACTGTAATTTTCCTCCTCAGAAAGGTCTTTGCCCAAACAGCCGCCCAGAGACCCTTTGCTGCAGCTGGTCTCCCTCCAGAAGGCGTCTGGCTGCTGGGTGCTGGATCCAGATCTGGCTGCTGCACTGGGAAAGACCAGCGAGGAGGTGGAAAAGCCCAAGCCTGCATCG GTGAACCAGGAAGTGTGGGCCACCATTCTGGCTCTGATCTGGCTTCATGGTTTCAAGATGGATGCTCAGGAAGAGTGGGAGCTTCTGGCTATGAAGGCTGTGTCATGGCTCCAAGCTCAGAAag ccTCCTGTGTGACGGAGTGTGTGGACGCAGGAAACGCTCTGTTGGGTTGCACCGTGCAGAAAGACGTCCTGGGGCTCTGA
- the vwa7 gene encoding von Willebrand factor A domain-containing protein 7, with the protein MTSQHRGRFWDGSGKPVFTLAYVLLLALPCMGFLPNFWSRVLTLSWNSHTHQHITEQAILNVTMETLRGIKKYQGNAEEQTRLGRGFWRAVGEVVKSNAAMDFLNSTRSDPVYHFDSERVDSAIGLLRQFWAQTLLSVRAKEYQSARHSLGQLFHSLQDFYSHSNWVEMGQRFIYLHLLQPEEPAIPVAAEETPTCMECFSATCRDNLLPRMTNTQRDTQLLTTGYFNTFPSKPHGKCSHGGILDGSRYMGAKGGINKDSTSPLFSPHHYLHMEASRLAMEATLSVLRDIRDTVGRKTFLRLFSVKQVPALVFVIDTTGSMFEEITAARYRAHSIIQSRAGSPGQLGTFLLVPFHDPEIGPVYETDDPNQFMQHMENLMALGGGDEPEMCLSAVQLALTHSPPLSEIFVFTDASPKDAHLFDVVKALALEKQSKVTFLLTEDPNYTSESRGRKRRKKRRRRRRELLSPDRFSLYSSLSSLSGGMTIFTTNSDIRSVSAIVEDNTAVDKVTLLHVESAGELMSSHSFRVDGSVKDVTLHVTGLLTECVLTSPSDQSQSLLSQQGPLAELERFEGLYRISLLSPTQPGQWTLRAKSDGHLAFHVIGDSSVDFLYYFATVTNETHPGLARVEGSPVAGVPAFLVLAVTGLAPDEEASFSHVTLLGADGESLQQVKLNSSSSSSSSYSVEELVGRVDSVPVSPFCVRLTGRDRRGNKLERVSAEMVQPTRVQIQVLSVPRLVPGHSTMVAFDILNHGPARLFSLTADDDCGYLHKRGPHRFHVAEQGSVRDQVDLLTPATARSGATVTLTLTVRALDSPDSNYAVTYLTVIPPDPDTSPPSCSAARVQSTCPSVCNESSWSASLVVSDRGRSGLAALQLQSGEGILTLFHSPPPTEDSLAEDQQQAHRDKATSGGHHHHHHHHHKARLENGDPPLNISEWAPGSSQPLWAKYTSSCCSAQAELLVWDAAGNMKRCHLTSGQQRRIRDKSTETSGAGRITLTAMVFSLLLWSFLL; encoded by the exons ATGACGTCACAGCACAGAGGAAGATTCTGGGACGGGAGCGGAAAGCCGGTGTTTACTCTGGCTTACGTTCTCCTCCTGGCGTTACCGTGCATGGGCTTCCTCCCCAACTTTTGGTCACGAGTGTTAACGCTGTCTTGGAACtcgcacacacaccagcacatcACCGAGCAGGCCATTCTCAACGTCACCATGGAGACTCTGAGGGGCATCAAAAAATACCAGGGGAACGCAGAGGAACAG ACCAGACTGGGCCGAGGCTTCTGGAGAGCTGTGGGAGAGGTGGTGAAGTCCAATGCGGCCATGGACTTCTTGAACTCCACCAGGTCCGACCCGGTGTACCACTTTGATTCAGAGCGCGTGGACAGCGCCATCGGGCTGCTGCGGCAGTTCTGGGCTCAGACTCTGCTCTCAGTACGAGCTAAAGAGTACCAAAGTGCTCGGCACAGCTTGGGCCAGCTATTTCACTCCCTGCAG GACTTCTACAGCCACAGTAACTGGGTGGAGATGGGCCAGCGCTTCATTTacctccacctgctgcagccGGAGGAGCCGGCCATCCCCGTGGCCGCCG AAGAAACTCCCACCTGTATGGAGTGCTTCAGTGCCACCTGTCGGGACAACCTCCTGCCAAGAATGACCAACACACAGCGAGACACCCAGCTGCTCACCACTGGCTACTTCAACACTTTCCCTTCAAAACCTCACG GCAAATGTAGTCACGGAGGTATTCTGGACGGTAGCCGCTACATGGGAGCCAAAGGGGGCATCAACAAGGACAGCACCTcacctctcttctcccctcacCATTACCTCCACATGGAGGCCTCCAGATTAGCTATGGAGGCCACCTTGAGTGTACTGAGAGACATCAGAGACACTGTGGGCCGGAAGACCTTCCTCAG GCTCTTCAGCGTGAAGCAGGTCCCTGCGTTGGTGTTTGTCATAGACACCACAGGCAGCATGTTTGAGGAGATCACTGCCGCTCGCTACCGGGCCCACTCCATCATCCAGAGCCGAGCCGGCAGCCCGGGGCAGCTGGGCACCTTTCTACTTGTGCCCTTCCATGACCCAG AGATAGGGCCGGTCTACGAGACAGATGACCCAAATCAGTTCATGCAGCACATGGAGAACCTGATGGCgctgggaggaggagacgaaccAGAGATGTGTCTCTCTGCCGTCCAG ctggCACTCACTCACAGTCCACCCCTATCAGAGATCTTTGTATTCACCGATGCTTCCCCTAAAGACGCCCACTTGTTTGACGTGGTGAAGGCCCTCGCACTGGAGAAACAGAGCAAA GTGACCTTTCTCCTCACTGAAGACCCCAACTATACATcggagagcagagggaggaagaggaggaagaagaggaggaggaggagaagggaacTGTTGTCCCCTGATCGTTTCTCTCTCTACTCTTCCCTGTCCTCCCTGTCAGGAGGAATGACCATATTCACCACCAACTCTGACATCCGCAGTGTCTCTGCCATCGTAGAGGACAACACAGCCGTCGACAAG GTGACCCTCCTCCATGTGGAAAGTGCCGGAGAGTTGATGTCCTCTCATTCTTTCAGAGTTGACGGCTCAGTGAAAGACGTCACACTACACGTCACTGGCCTCCTCACCGAGTGTGTCCTCACCAGCCCATCAG ACCAAAGCCAGTCTCTGTTGAGCCAGCAAGGCCCTCTGGCAGAGTTGGAGCGCTTCGAGGGTCTGTACCGCATCAGCCTGCTGTCTCCCACACAGCCGGGCCAGTGGACGCTCCGAGCCAAGAGTGACGGACACCTCGCGTTCCATGTGATag GTGACAGCAGTGTAGATTTCCTGTATTACTTTGCCACGGTAACCAACGAGACACACCCAGGTCTGGCTAGAGTGGAGGGTAGTCCAGTAGCAG GAGTTCCTGCCTTTCTGGTGCTGGCTGTGACGGGCCTGGCTCCAGACGAGGAGGCGTCGTTCAGTCACGTGACGCTGCTGGGAGCTGACGGGGAAAGCCTCCAGCAGGTGAAGctgaactcctcctcctcctcctcatcatcctacTCTGTGGAGGAGCTGGTGGGACGGGTGGACTCCGTTCCCGTCAGCCCGTTCTGTGTTCGGCTGACGGGCCGAGACCGCAGAGGAAACAAGCTGGAGAGGGTTTCCGCAGAGATGGTTCAGCCCACTCGGGTTCAGATACAG GTGTTGTCTGTCCCCCGCCTGGTGCCCGGTCACAGCACAATGGTGGCCTTTGACATCCTGAACCACGGCCCGGCCCGACTCTTCAGTCTGACTGCCGATGACGACTGTGGATATCTTCACAAGAGAGGACCTCACAG GTTCCATGTTGCAGAACAAGGGTCTGTCCGCGATCAGGTGGACCTCCTCACTCCTGCCACAGCTCGTTCAGGAGCCACTGTCACCCTAACACTCACTGTGCGTGCTCTTGACTCTCCGGACTCAAATTACGCCGTGACCTACTTGACTGTGATCCCCCCG GATCCTGACACGTCCCCACCGTCCTGCTCTGCTGCACGAGTACAGTCCACGTGTCCTTCCGTTTGCAACGAGTCCAGCTGGAGCGCATCTCTGGTCGTGTCGGACAGGGGGCGCTCCGGCCTCGCTGCCCTCCAGCTACAGAGTGGTGAAGGCATCCTGACTTTATTCCACAGCCCCCCACCCACAGAGGACAGCCTGGCGGAGGACCAGCAACAGGCACACAGGGACAAGGCAACCAGTGgaggccaccaccaccaccaccaccatcaccacaaGGCCAGATTAGAGAACGGAGACCCACCTCTGAATATTTCTGAATGGGCACCCGGCTCATCTCAGCCGCTGTGGGCAAAGTACAcgtccagctgctgctccgCTCAGGCTGAGCTGCTGGTGTGGGACGCGGCTGGAAACATGAAGCGCTGCCATCTAACATCTGGCCAGCAGCGGCGGATAAGAGACAAGAGCACAGAAACCAGTGGAGCTGGACGGATTACACTCACAGCAATGGTTTTCTCGTTGTTGCTGTGGTCTTTTCTGCTTTAG
- the LOC117741280 gene encoding sodium- and chloride-dependent GABA transporter 2-like isoform X1, whose amino-acid sequence MNEECATKHKQVEVVERGHWGSKVEFLLAVAGNVVGIGNVWRFPYLCYKNGGGAFLVPYLVFMVTCAVPLFLLETTVGQYTQEGGVTCWRKMCPLVEGIGYSALLILLYSCVTYMLILAWALLYLVFSFSSQLPWASCNNDWNTDHCIDISTRNKTFAWTNQMNATSAATEFWERRVLAISGGIEEIGSIRWDLMLCLIAIWIICYFCIWKGVKSTGKVVYFTATFPYVMLVILLIRGLSLPGALQGVLYYLLPDPSRLADPQVWLEAGIQILFSYSLGVGTLTVLGSYNTYNNNCYKDCLWLCLLNSGTSIVAGFAVFSVLGFMAHEQGVPIAEVAESSPGLAFIAYPQAVAMMPLPQLWSICFFVMLILLGLDTEFVAMEVVMTSIIDMFPTVMRRPGRRELFLLLFSIMCFFFQLIMVTEAGMYVFQMFDYFACNGASILFLCVFETVALGWIFGAEQVCGIVKDMTGVHPNPFFKICWLYLTPLVLLGSFICYLVEYQPLTFNRWYVYPAWAYVLGWVLSISSILPVPGWALYKLGTGTGNFRQRFHHLCQPAPDCWLTQKKDETELQHIGGEELHWLTSS is encoded by the exons ATGAATGAAGAATGTGCCACGAAACACAAGCaagtggaggtggtggagagagGGCACTGGGGCAGCAAGGTGGAGTTTCTCCTGGCCGTGGCGGGGAACGTCGTCGGCATCGGCAACGTGTGGAGGTTTCCTTACCTCTGCTACAAAAACGGAGGGG GTGCATTCCTGGTGCCATATCTGGTGTTTATGGTGACCTGCGCCGTACCCTTGTTCCTACTGGAGACAACTGTGGGCCAGTACACCCAGGAGGGCGGCGTCACCTGCTGGAGGAAGATGTGCCCACTGGTGGAag GTATCGGCTACAGTGCGCTGCTGATCCTCTTGTACAGCTGCGTGACCTACATGCTTATTCTGGCCTGGGCTTTGCTCTACTTGGTGTTCTCCTTCAGCTCACAGCTCCCCTGGGCCAGCTGCAACAACGACTGGAACACAG ATCACTGCATAGACATTTCCACACGGAATAAAACCTTCGCGTGGACCAACCAGATGAACGCAACCTCTGCTGCCACAGAGTTCTGGGA ACGACGAGTGCTCGCTATCTCGGGGGGGATTGAGGAGATAGGCAGTATCCGATGGGATTTGATGTTGTGCCTGATTGCAATATGGATCATCTGCTACTTCTGCATCTGGAAAGGGGTCAAGTCCACAGGAAAG GTGGTGTATTTCACTGCTACCTTCCCATATGTGATGTTGGTTATTCTTTTGATCCGTGGACTCTCTCTTCCTGGGGCTCTACAAGGAGTACTGTATTATCTTCTTCCTGATCCCTCAAGACTCGCAGACCCTCAG GTTTGGTTGGAGGCCGGGATTCAGATCCTCTTCTCATACAGTCTGGGCGTGGGCACCTTAACTGTGCTCGGCAGCTACaacacctacaacaacaactGCTATAA agacTGTCTGTGGCTGTGTTTGCTGAACAGTGGGACCAGTATAGTAGCTGGGTTCGCAGTCTTCTCTGTGCTGGGATTCATGGCTCACGAGCAGGGCGTTCCCATTGCAGAAGTGGCCGAGTCAA GTCCGGGCTTGGCGTTCATTGCGTACCCTCAGGCGGTAGCCATGATGCCTCTGCCCCAACTGTGGTCCATCTGCTTCTTTGTCATGCTCATCCTCTTGGGTCTGGACACAGAA TTTGTTGCCATGGAGGTCGTCATGACGTCCATCATCGATATGTTTCCCACGGTAATGCGCAGGCCGGGCCGGCGGGagcttttcctcctcctcttcagcatCATGTGCTTCTTCTTTCAGCTGATCATGGTCACCGAG GCAGGAATGTACGTGTTCCAGATGTTTGACTACTTCGCTTGTAACGGAGCCTCCATCCTCTTTCTCTGCGTGTTTGAAACCGTGGCACTGGGATGGATATTTG GGGCAGAGCAGGTGTGTGGCATCGTTAAGGACATGACAGGTGTGCACCCCAACCCGTTCTTTAAAATCTGCTGGCTTTACCTCACACCACTGGTCTTACTG GGCTCCTTTATATGTTATTTAGTTGAGTATCAGCCTCTGACCTTTAACCGCTGGTACGTGTACCCAGCCTGGGCATACGTGTTGGGCTGGGTTCTGTCCATTTCCTCCATCTTACCTGTGCCGGGATGGGCGCTGTATAAACTGGGAACTGGGACTGGGAACTTCAGGCAG CGTTTCCACCATCTGTGCCAACCGGCCCCCGACTGCTGGCTGACCCAAAAGAAAGACGAAACTGAGCTGCAACACATCGGAGGGGAAGAGCTGCACTGGCTCACGTCCAGTTGA